caagatctttcatctcaaactctttcttgagatattcaactgtttgggaaattgtatccagaggttcctaggatattcagatcatatactttgatgattatcaatattgttctcgagaacttgctgtactttcagctcaataccctctagtactttcattatccagtggaccatataaatatgcagtcactacatcaacttgctgcaagtctaattttctctcttatatagccagacttatgagaaatctaaaagtagttgcatccaccacatgagagtatgtctcctcataatctattactggtctttgtgagaatccttgtgcaacatcagctttatatctcacgatttctattcctcacaagacccatttatatccactggttttaacatcatatggcgtcttaatcatatggccaaatacacatttcttccttaaactatttaaccccacgtttccattcaatccaatctgttctacgagtgcgcactcttatattgacgtgggttcatgatcctcgcttatattcataaattcaagtgctaccttgtatgcaaataaatcatcttatgtcgacattccttattggttccattatgttccagacatgatataatcgattgagattcattattatcaggacctttaatactttgcagcttggcgtcccaagctacattgtttggtacctgtaccttagagccggccggccttatctccatgtctgggatggtttccttagtaacctcggatttggattttgattatcattctctgcacctttcttttgtttccgaggattcttatcttttggaacctatttggtctaccacgtttcatacgttgtctagactctgtagcaacttgactgtgtctcttcttggacatcaaattcgttggtgctttacaagctggtttatatatgacttagtcattctttttcgggtcagcaaatgtgtctggcatttgattagctagctttgtaaatgtataatctttggacgtctatttcacattctttagtccgaggatcttgccaagacattgatggttgattccattctatttcttttaccattcttttaccagctttattatttttttctcctcctggttttaaaataatccgtgtacctggcctcaaatataatcacccatagttggctcaaagtactttattattgtaggagaatcatatccaacatatatcctcatcctccttttgaggtctcatcttagttctttgtggtggagcaattagtacatagacatcacattcaaatgtcttatgatggggtatgtctggctcttgacccgttaataattgtgatagggatatctatgctcactaaatggcctgatgcgtattaacttaggtgcatgtaaatttcgtgtggcccaagctgtgaatgggaattttgacctcataagttatggtctatcaatcagctatttgcgttttaaaagatttcggccaagccgttcttggtatggacatgtatcacataattgtccacacttactcctatggacataccataatcatttaaacgcttgagacatgtattcaccagtattatctagacatatagtctttatttatgaaaaagagtctcgtagccgttttactagtgatggcctaatgagtttcccttgtgtacatgctacacacgtgagattctttgggataactcttcttatcttttaatgtgaccttttgaatatcaattttcgcatcatgtttagaccaggatggccaatccggtcgtgatgtatattttcgcaggcttttatcCTCTATCATattgatctatgcatagtctaggtcagtagagaatgcatgtatagtctttaggacttattatggccttgggcgattttatacatatatctgaaggaactctttgtttccttcgcccattgtttcaatatggaaaccattcattcttatatctttaaaactcaataggctgcccttgctcttagagctgggtgaatataaggcatcactgatttctagatgcatactcttaggcaataatatattagcttagccatagtcttctttcagactggcgatgcttgctttagtacttatattggcgtttttcagtgtactcatatagaaaaaccattcattcatttaatctaagcagacaatgtaatagaaataaattcaaggagataaaaatcagagaaatcatacaagcaaagcaatcacacaagtttgatgtcgaaatcagattatcaacttgattcttttaggcaatcataagtctcatattccataagatcatcttttcatgttcgaaattattttaccatctttatagaccaagtgggtttcaagATTCTttcctttcagactctcttgatagaggtcacaaagatgtttgggagtccttcatatcttagcccaatggttccccattccacatctatggtacactgatttggtcgagctttgtggtttaaaagatataccacggccactgccttgaccatggctcaaattgggttgatacccacggcctctgccataatGATTCctacggccaaatgtgttatagtggccatggccacgtcctttccaccctccacggccatggccgtgtggtctatcattctggacgtagttacccttcctttttttcttctgcggtCTTATTGGTAttaggtaatggggttaatccaggagggctcaattcactgtttctcatcagtaatctaTTATTTTGCCCaactagcaatagactcatccacctacttatagtcctggattctgggattcctccaatcaaatagggtctttggtaataacaccgttttTTGGTGAtaatatctcgatttttaaccctgtccaaaggtctagaagattctctatagtcagataatgatatttgagactcttaataagatgatgactAACAATTAATATTGctctgtatcaatctttctcatttgacATTATCGCCTTTCGTGATTCATTCATCAAGtcctttgactttaggataaactCAGTATCCAGTGcccatttcaaataattatctcctgagagatttagggcatcaaaatccaagttgattttcgacatctcaaatcatatatcactccatatttaggtataattttcatgcggccttactcttaaaaacaatcaatttggATTTCAATattgtgaggacaatgagactatcaatcttaaagacatttaatcaatcagtcaatttctatcaagtctcagcaatactatttttatgtgctcataatattatggtttatcaagactagcaaaaacagattcaattaatcatgcaattagggtttaacaatcaatggattttagcaagactagtaaaaagatttattaatcactcaatcagtttcaaggctgattttagcaatactagaatatagatttcaagcatgaatttcaatgaatcagtttcaaggctgattttagcattactagaatatagatttcaagcatgaatttcaatgaatcagtttcaaggctgattgatatttagcataaaccatgtgtaaataatttatctagtatccgaatttatcaaacctcaaaaacatataatcagatcaatcaatttaatcgaacttagcatacaatcttaaacctcaagacattagattttatcatgaatctatcaacctagcatacggattctcaattctcaaagacatccaaatcagatcaatataacctatcatacgaattatttagggtttctatttaaaacagatcagattacaaaactatcaatcctagcagatgatattaaacctcaagaatcatgcaatcagatcattcggattttaaacaagtaaacctcaatcaatctatcaacctatcggattatataagcaaagcaagctagcaacctatcggattcaatcaatgttttaacaggctggtcggtttaaacaattttaaatcagatgaacaattaaccaagcaggatgagaaaataaatctatcaatttaacggtcaaacaattctagcaacatagcatcagattcaatcagatttaaaacctcaatgatcaaaaccgaaaacagttttgatttcaaaatattcgattagggttttaatatgtgatttgataattatagtataattaattctgatacttatattatttaggattTATAGATAtaaggttagggtttatcggattttaacttgtaaaaaccgatttggggttttaatcatgtatgaacatgatttagggtttgaggtatcaaacttttagagcttcgatttactcaattaggatttttaatctattaccctatggttttgattcataaagattagggttttagggttttattctttatcaatcaatccatgtttgATTATGAGTtattaggttttgaattaccttttaaccttagatgattgttgaatcggaccaccaaaggagttgagacgcgagatggaatggatcgagtcgcttctatcgggtcgcggacgtcctttgttgcttgatcgggaacgccttgatcgtcggacgcgagctgtctgatgctgtcgcgaacgaggaagaggtcgcgtgctggagctgctctcgggtcacgaacgtctgagctaggatcaggaacgccttagGCTGAAGatgatcggggacgcgagctggaacagatgcgggagCAAGAGACGCGATCAAGGtctagggttcgtcggatcgccggctagggttagggttttaggggttttcgatttgggtattagcttagggatttagagtttcgtgctgataacgtgttataaaaataatggaaaaatctatttttattcataacatagaagttcattatataggagattacaccgtcatagataaatggaaagattacaaatcataatctcttggttatgagccatcaacaatctggttcataacatttttttagtttggccTTTTTGGAAgttaattctttttgttttggctGTGTCGCGTATGGTTTTGTGTACTTGTGTATTTTGACATCTAATCATTGTTATGTTATCTGTTTTATCACATTTATGTCTACATTTGATTTTGATATTGTACTATTGGAATAAGAAATACAATATTTAGTTTATCAAAACAAAGTTCATTCAGTTTTGTTACTCGTTAGCAAATGATGGTTGATAAACAAATATTTACATAGTTGTAGCTTTGTGTAAAAGTAAAACTATTTATCATATAAAGACAAAACACAAACAATGTTGAAATATGTAATCTCTAAGAATTATTACATTACAAAATCAAGCATAACATATGCAAAAGTTGATATGATATATGGTGAACATTACCAGCAACATTCAGCGAAGTGTTTTGTAATAGCATTAGTAATCCTATGAACTAGTGTGCGTTGTCAGCGTGTgtaagaacaacaaaacaaaatcatgaCATCTGCTACTATGGTTTCAGGCCCTTTGCACTAGAATGAGACCTCATTAATGGGCTTTAACCCCAATAATGGCTTACAATTATTTTCTCTCTAAATATGCAAACTTGCAAAGCACATgttggttgacaaaaaaagaagcaaagcaCATGTTGTTTAGCTTTACATTACATCTGGATTAGAGTCAACAGACTCACATAATTCACGACATATAAACTTCGCCTGCTATGATGCATTAAAATACTCATGCATTTTTCGTTGAATAtattaaattcttaaaatatgatatagCACTATACTAGCCGAATGAAATCAATGGAACATGACATTCTGAGGTTAAATTTCCACTAtgatatttctatatttaagataaattaataatgtcaTGTGGACATTAAGCACCAATTACAATCCGTCCTAACTCCTAACTAAGGTTCacaaacataaattaataacaataatttacatatttgtcTTTTAATGTAGAGTGATATGTCTAGTGGCCaagtttattataatataaatcaactgattaataacataaattattttataaataaaagtaagcACAAGCTGTGGAATCCTAAACACAAACCTCTAAAGAGATGAAAACGAGATTTTGCACAATTTGATCTACCAAATCGTCAACTTTAAGTCTTTAACACTtcacaatttaattttaaaaacatgtaaCTTGAGTGTTCGTTGACATATAAGAACCTATTCGAAATAATTTAATAATGGCAATGATGATTCTAAACTCCATACCTAATATATGACAACTGTATTGCCACCACAACAGAGTACCAATTATAACAATCACAGTATAAATACTTGGCAAGTGCATGCTATACACCAAAGTAGCAAGATGTCAATAACCAGCATGATCCGTTTTCTTATATGAAACGACAATCATAGTTATtgtagttttaatattttagtagtTAAAATTGAATGTTTGGATATTTAAATCCTTCGGAATAGATTATTTCCGTACTAGACCATCTCGAATAACACActtatttttttcctataatTTACTATAAAATAGATAAGATGTCAATAACCACTTTGATCCGTTTTCTTACATAAAACGACAATCATAGTTATTGCAGTTTTAGTATTCAGTAGTTAAAATTGAATGTTTGGATATTTAAATCTTTAGAATGAATTTTTCGCATATTAAACCATATCTTATAACACactattttttctataatttacactaaaatagagaaaaagtCAATAACCAGCATGAttccttttcttatataaaaCGACAATCATAGTTATTgcagtttaaatattttagtagtTAAAATTGAGtgtttagatatttaaatccTTCAGAATAAGATTATTCGTGTATTCGATCATTTCCAATGGCacactattttttcttctataatttacactaaaatagaattttcttttctattttaatgtaaattatagaggaaaaataGTGTGTCATTGGAGATAATAGTGTGTCATTGGAGATGGTTCTTAAAATGTGTTAATGAATTTGAAATTGTTTGATAAGACTTttcaaatgttaaaaaattcaaactttggttcgagatttcaaatatattacttaaaaataatgTCTTGAGTCAGTTGTTTCAGGAAATTTGACCGTGGGGAATGGGTAGAATCGTATGACTGTGACTGTATATGCAGGAAAATGTTTACTTTAATTAGGATCCAATAACCGTGATAGTACATGATATATAGACATATAGTAATGGGTATAAAACGAACAATGGGTAGAATCGTATGACTGTGACTGTATATGCAGGAAAATGTTTACTTTAATTAGGATCCAATTATTGACCACAGTGTGGTCACCACACATGGTTATACTTTGACAAATATTTGGTCCATTATTATCCACCTTTTGCATTTCCCATTCCCCACATACAAAATCCTCATCAGCCGCTTACCTTTTTGATCAACTTTCTACAACTTTCCTCACTTTcttttagttaaatttttaCAATCCTAATTTGTTATTGTTCTGTCTTCTTCACATTTTCATCTACTTCTTCAACAACAAAAgtcaacaacaaaacaaaataaagaaaaagaggaaagatcacaacttttcaccatttttgttttacattatagacttcaaaaacaaaaacaaaaacattgttGATCTTCTCTAGTCTTTACAAATATTATCCTCAACCTcaatttcttcttcatcactatcctcttcttcattttgactatctatagccctcttctcttcctcctccaaaATTTCTAACTCAGTCAAATTTCCACTCTGACCCCTCAACTTCCCATCTTTCACATTCCCATCCCCTCTACTCTTCAAATCCTCCAACAGCTCCCTAACCGCCCTATCCTTATCCCTCCTGTTCTTGATCAAAGCCTCGCTCACGTCAGCAGGCGTCATCTCCGCCTTCTCCACAACTCTCTCCATCTCCTTCAAGACGTCGTCGTCCACATCTTCCTCCTCATACCCCAAATAATTCTTCAACAAAATCTTCAACGAAGGGAAATCACAGTAACTCATGTGTATATGCATATCCATCCTCCCACTCCTAAGCAATGCAGGATCAAGCTTGTCGATATGATTCGTCGTAAACACAAAGATCCTCTCGCTTCCACAACAAGACCAAAGCCCATCAGTAAAGTTCAACAAACCCGACAACGTTATCGTGTTCCCGCCGTTACCAGACTCTTCCCCCGAACCAGTCCCTGGTCGTGTCTCCATGTCGTAATAGCTCCGCTGCGTGGTCGCATTGCTGTTCTTCTTCCTGTTTGTTAAATTAATCGAACAGTCTATGTCTTCGATCACAATTATCGACTTAGAACTCGTCTTCATCAACAGTTTCCTCAACTCGGAGTTGCTATGAACCTCAGTGAGCTCAAGATCGTAAATGTCGTAACCGAGATGATTCGCCATCGCTGCGATCATACTCGACTTACCAGTACCCGGAGGGCCATATAGCAAATAACCTCTCTTCCAAGCCCGGCCCGTTTTCTGATAAAACATTTGCCCTTCCGCAAAGTCCTTGAGATCATCCATGATCTGCTGCTTCTTGACCGGATCCATCGCGAGAGTCTCGAACGTGCTCGGGTGCTTGAAAGGGACAGACTCCCACGGATGCCCCCTCGAGTCCAGCGACCCGCCTCGCGAGTTCGTGTAAAGCAACCGGTCCTGGTTCTTCCGACGGATCTCGTTGGCTCTCTCCATGATGTAGTCGAGGTAAGAGCTCAGGATCAAGGCTTTGTCTCTCTTCTTGATGCGGAGAGTGAAGCCGCGCTTCTCCTCGGGCAACGGTCTCCAAGCGAACGTCTGAGTTTGTCTCTGCGTGACGACGTGTTCCCAGAGGACGGTGACGTTGTTGAAGGTGTCGACGATGGAGTCGTTGTTGGAGAGGCCGAACGTGATGGAGGAGGAGTTGACGGCGCGGGTGAGGCTTAGACGGTTGCCGGCGATGGAGACGTAGGAGCTGAGGTAGAGCTGGACGGCGTTGTAAAGCTCGTTGGTGTTGACGCCGTCGATCTCTGTTATGTCGAAGTAGCAGTAGGAGGAGAAGAGGTGGAAGATTCGGTTGAAGAATTTGAGGAAGGCGAAACGGAGCTCCGGCGGGAAGATTGATTGCATTAGGCTTTGGCAGAAAGCTAAGACGCCGAGGAGTGATGCTAGTGATGTCCAATACTCTTTCATTTTAAGGGGAGAAGAGAAAACAGAGGAGAAAGGTGTGAACTTTTAAGGCGTGTGAGCGAAGAAAAGAGCTAAAAGGTGAAAGCTTTCAGAGAtcgagaagagagaagagatgggTTTCTCTCAATTTATAGAGGTCAgagtttcttttttattttctttccagGAAGCtttatagagaaaatgaaataaaaaggatgttacagaaaaaaatgaaaggCTGGTCGGTAGCATCGTGATGGGGAAAGAGGCAAAGAGTGGGGGCACTTGGAAGTGGACAAGTGTATAAAGGTgagaaaataaaaaccaaatttGGGTTTTTGTTATGAAACTaatgaaaaaatctatttttatttataacatagaagttttttatataggaaattacacgtcatagataaataaaaagattacaaatcataatctcttggttatgaaccatccacaatctggttcataacactcctccttggatgccataaccatttagagcttgtaatgtgttttaatgttgtctcattaaaaccttaccaggaaaaacCAAttggacaaaaccatggtgaagaaaaaagagtacaacacacattactccccctgatttggacattactgaaggtccccttggacctctccaattttctgcaatccgtgggtgatgaagatcttgggcataATAAGTTTCGTcttcgaacatgatagttggttcttctttaccatcggctatgccacaatctgatcgaatatattgagtcatcgacctcaaagacacacacacgaaatcttggatgatgttgctgtgatatgcgtgtaccaccatgtgtaaaacataacctgtctgaaaacaaatcaacaaaaccaaataacccctctttgagctggttagtataaaataaaccaaaatcaaaggcttcatcatcatccttcttatggaccaaacaGATCAgtatctaaaacaagactttcgcatcgtccatctcaggactacatgaacttctttatcgtccacctttggactgaatagatcagtgtccaaaacaagtgatctcacgcccatgtactagataatgagtgagactggtccatattaaatctcttgagtaccctcttctgtatatactatttgatgcacaaggatttcattgttaatgtactcaagctgtaatcccaaacaaaactttgttttccaagaactttcatctcaaactctttcttgagatattcaactgtttggaaaattgtatccagaggttcctaggatattcagatcatatactttgatgattatcaatattgttctcgagaacttgctgtactttcagctcaataccctctagtactttcattatccagtggaccatataaatatacagtcactacatcaacttgctgcaagtctaattttctctcttatatagccagacttatgagaaatctaaaagtagttgcatccaccacatgggagtatgtctcatCATAATCTATTacaggtctttgtgagaatccttgtgcaacatcagctttttATCTCAcaatttctattcctcacaagacccacttatatccactggttttaacatcatatgacgtcttaatcatatggccaaatacgcatttcttccttaaactatttaaccccacgtttccattcaatccaatctttTCTACGAGTGTGCATTCTTATATTGATGTgagttcatgatcctcgcttatattcataaattcaagtgctatcttgtatgcaaataaatcatcttatgtcgacatttcttattggttccattatgttcgagacatgatataatcgattgagattcattattatcaggacctttaatactttgcagcttggcgtcccaagctacattgtttggtacctgtaccttagagccggccggccttatctccatgtctgggatggtttccttagtaacctcggatttggattttgattatcattctctgcacctttcttttgtttccgaggattcttatcttttggaacctatttggtctaccacgtttcatacgttgtctagactctgtagcaacttgactgtgtctcttcttggacatcaaattcgttggtgctttacaagctagtttatatatgacttagtcattctttttcgggtaagcaaatgtgtctggcatttgattagctagctttgtaaatgtataatctttggacgtatatttcacattctttagtccgaggatcttgccaagacattgatggttgattccattctatttcttttaccattcttttaccagctttattttttttttctcctcctggtcttaaattaatccgtgtacctggcctcaaatataatcacccatagttggctcaaactattttattattgtgggagaatcatatccaacatatatcctcatcctccttttgaggtcccatattagttctctgtggtggagcaattagtacatatacaacacatccaaatgtcttatgatggggtatgtctggctcttgacccgttaataattgtgataggggatatctatgctcactaaatggtctgatgcgtattaacttaggtgcatgtaaatttcgtgtggcccaaacTGTAAatgagagttttgacctcataagttatggtatatcaatcagctatttgcgttttaaaaaatttcgaccaagccgttcttggtatggacatgtatcacataattatccacacttacccccatggacataccataatcatttaaacgcttgggacatgtattcaccagtattatctagacatatagtctttattatgaaaaaggggctcgtagcctttttactggtgatggcctaatgattttcccttgtgtacatgctacacacgtgagattcttcgggataactcttcttatcttttaatgtatgccttttgaatatcaattttggcatcatgtttggaccaggatggccaatccggtcgtgccataaagtgtatattttcacaggcttttagcctctatcatactgatctatgcatagtctaggtcagtagagaatgcatgtatagtctttaggattTATTATGTCCTTGGGCGATTtaatacatatatctgaaggaactctttgtttccttcgcccattgtttcaatatggaaaccattcattcttatatctttaaaacttaataggctgctcttgctcttagagctgggtgaatataatgcatcactgatttcttgatgcatacccttagacaataatatattagcctagccatattcttctttcagactggcgatacctgctttagtacttatattggcgtttttcagtgtactcatatagaaaaatcattcattcatttaatctaagcagacaatgtaatagaaataaattcaaggagataaaaatcagagaaagaatacaaacaaagcaatcacacaagtttgatgtcgaaatcagattaccAACTTGATTCTTTTCGGCAATCATAactctcatattccataagatcatcttgatcatgttcgaaattattttcaccatctttatagaccaagtgggtttcaggattcttcccttttagactctctttgatagaggtcacaaaaatgtttgggagtacttcatatcttagcccaatggttctccattccacatctatggcacactgatttggtcgagctttgtggtttaaaggatataccacggccactgccttgaccatggctcaaattgggttgatacccacggcctctgccatagtgattcccacggccaaatgtgttatagtggccatggccacgtcctttccaccctccacggtcatgaccgtgtggtctatcagtctagacgtggttaccttttttcttttcttttgcggccttattggtatcaggtaaagGGGttgatccaggaggtctcaattcactgtttctcatcagtaatccattattttgcccagctagcaatagactcatccacagacttatagtcctgaATTCTGGGATTcttccaatcaaatagggcctttggtaataacactgttctttggtgatcatatctcgattttttttttaactttgtccaaaggtctagaggattctctatagtcagatactgatctttgagactcttaataagatgatggctaataattaatattgtcatgtatcaatctttctcatttggcattatcgccttttgtgattcattcacc
This genomic stretch from Brassica napus cultivar Da-Ae chromosome C9, Da-Ae, whole genome shotgun sequence harbors:
- the LOC106400341 gene encoding AAA-ATPase At5g57480-like; this encodes MKEYWTSLASLLGVLAFCQSLMQSIFPPELRFAFLKFFNRIFHLFSSYCYFDITEIDGVNTNELYNAVQLYLSSYVSIAGNRLSLTRAVNSSSITFGLSNNDSIVDTFNNVTVLWEHVVTQRQTQTFAWRPLPEEKRGFTLRIKKRDKALILSSYLDYIMERANEIRRKNQDRLLYTNSRGGSLDSRGHPWESVPFKHPSTFETLAMDPVKKQQIMDDLKDFAEGQMFYQKTGRAWKRGYLLYGPPGTGKSSMIAAMANHLGYDIYDLELTEVHSNSELRKLLMKTSSKSIIVIEDIDCSINLTNRKKNSNATTQRSYYDMETRPGTGSGEESGNGGNTITLSGLLNFTDGLWSCCGSERIFVFTTNHIDKLDPALLRSGRMDMHIHMSYCDFPSLKILLKNYLGYEEEDVDDDVLKEMERVVEKAEMTPADVSEALIKNRRDKDRAVRELLEDLKSRGDGNVKDGKLRGQSGNLTELEILEEEEKRAIDSQNEEEDSDEEEIEVEDNICKD